Proteins encoded together in one Catellatospora citrea window:
- a CDS encoding DUF4132 domain-containing protein — translation MFEHPGGALALMALIHRARKAAAAADLDALRATAGHLLRQLAGDTLVNADEQELTRLYDEAFPLTDPTDPADVLDAPWPTSTRMQALSALLDERSFTERQLDPLVDAALDAGDRRTLRAVALTPLGRIHDASWALLLDALQAAGELDDEIVARVVADEDLLRDLVRPADPVVSATTGDRFRPAWDEHMWQLVNAPDVNEDRLLTRPRPRGLRFVSWALDYTGNWRVARHLGAAKLTATERAHLIELLRDAPTARQEQAFTLRLGAGDAQALLPLLGLAGAERLLRLIQSGQAVNRVVRNDRAAILAAAAEARGADLGRLLKLAGNDVVAAALGLRRRPIMTRVGKDSPVGITAYGMLPLADGETVMDRWVALREVHRRGMELSVGDRRRQHEAAVNVALEHLAQVGGYADAAALDAAGEADWPTPVPPPLAVGPYTATVGFDGSEPAIVTVKGARVLKSTPKAVSADPGLAPLREQHELLRGHTTRLRTMLHRLVTAGTPLPPAELARLRTTPAGAALLPLLVWQDAAGRFGLLDDVDATGPVTAAHPATLAAAGLLGDWQTEAARRRLCQPVPQLFREWYAPTPQEADGVSTRFSDRVIDGDAASRELTVRGWTVHDGAQPYASRTVGAWTAVLHVAAAGWWGAGDVGFTRLEFRAGDTSVAADTVPAAVFSEAVRDLDQAAWAGRRGVDDYRTGLARARAELLTAALGDDTKRITRHGDTVVVDGSRAVYRVHLGTEAVTVGSRRQPCDLPYVFGDTMHSALFPTVDGRDRATLRLLSRILLLAEDEKITDEWTLEKLGLMRRSPQVCSACGRIH, via the coding sequence ATGTTCGAGCACCCGGGCGGCGCGCTGGCGCTGATGGCGCTGATCCATCGGGCACGGAAGGCGGCAGCCGCGGCAGACCTCGACGCCCTGCGCGCCACCGCCGGGCACCTGCTGCGCCAGCTCGCCGGTGACACCCTGGTGAACGCCGACGAGCAGGAGCTGACCCGGCTCTACGACGAGGCGTTCCCGCTCACCGACCCGACCGACCCGGCCGACGTGCTCGACGCGCCGTGGCCGACCTCGACCCGGATGCAGGCGCTGTCGGCGCTGCTGGACGAGCGGTCCTTTACCGAGAGGCAGCTGGACCCGCTGGTCGACGCCGCGCTCGACGCCGGTGACCGCAGGACGCTGCGAGCCGTCGCGCTCACCCCGCTCGGCCGGATCCACGACGCGTCGTGGGCGCTGCTGCTCGACGCGCTGCAGGCGGCGGGTGAGCTGGACGACGAGATCGTGGCACGGGTCGTGGCTGACGAGGACCTGCTCCGCGACCTGGTCCGCCCCGCTGATCCGGTCGTCTCCGCCACCACCGGCGACAGGTTCCGGCCCGCCTGGGACGAGCACATGTGGCAGCTCGTCAACGCGCCGGACGTGAACGAGGACCGGCTGCTGACCAGGCCCAGGCCGCGCGGGCTGCGGTTCGTGTCGTGGGCACTGGACTACACCGGCAACTGGCGGGTCGCCCGGCACCTGGGCGCGGCCAAGCTGACCGCCACCGAGCGCGCCCACCTGATCGAGCTGCTGCGCGACGCGCCGACCGCTCGGCAGGAGCAGGCCTTCACGCTGCGGCTGGGGGCCGGGGACGCGCAGGCGCTGCTGCCGCTGCTCGGCCTGGCAGGCGCCGAGCGGCTGCTGCGCCTGATCCAGTCCGGGCAGGCGGTCAACCGGGTGGTGCGCAACGACCGTGCGGCGATCCTCGCCGCCGCCGCCGAGGCCCGTGGCGCCGACCTGGGCAGGCTGCTGAAGCTGGCGGGCAACGACGTGGTCGCGGCGGCACTCGGCCTGCGCCGCCGCCCGATCATGACCCGGGTCGGCAAGGATTCGCCGGTGGGCATCACGGCGTACGGGATGCTGCCGCTCGCCGACGGTGAGACGGTGATGGACCGCTGGGTGGCGCTGCGTGAGGTGCACCGGCGCGGCATGGAGTTGTCCGTGGGGGACCGCCGCCGCCAGCACGAGGCCGCCGTGAACGTGGCACTGGAACACCTGGCCCAGGTCGGCGGGTATGCCGACGCCGCCGCGCTGGACGCCGCCGGGGAGGCGGACTGGCCCACGCCGGTGCCGCCGCCGCTGGCCGTCGGGCCGTACACGGCGACGGTCGGGTTCGACGGCTCCGAGCCGGCGATCGTCACGGTGAAGGGTGCCCGGGTGCTGAAGTCGACACCCAAGGCCGTGAGCGCGGACCCGGGCCTCGCGCCCCTGCGCGAGCAGCACGAACTGCTGCGCGGCCACACCACGCGGCTGCGCACGATGCTGCACCGCCTCGTCACCGCCGGCACGCCGCTGCCGCCCGCGGAGCTGGCCCGGCTGCGCACCACCCCGGCCGGCGCGGCGCTGCTGCCGCTGCTGGTGTGGCAGGACGCGGCCGGCCGGTTCGGGCTGCTCGACGACGTGGACGCCACCGGGCCGGTCACGGCGGCGCACCCGGCCACCCTGGCGGCCGCCGGGCTGCTGGGCGACTGGCAGACCGAGGCGGCCCGGCGCAGGCTGTGCCAGCCCGTGCCGCAGCTGTTCCGCGAGTGGTACGCCCCGACACCGCAGGAGGCCGACGGCGTATCGACCCGCTTCTCGGACCGGGTGATCGACGGCGACGCGGCGTCCCGGGAACTGACGGTGCGCGGCTGGACGGTGCACGACGGCGCTCAGCCGTACGCGAGCCGGACGGTCGGCGCCTGGACCGCCGTGCTGCACGTCGCCGCGGCAGGCTGGTGGGGTGCGGGCGACGTCGGCTTCACGCGGCTGGAGTTCCGCGCCGGCGACACCTCCGTCGCCGCCGATACCGTGCCCGCGGCGGTCTTCTCGGAGGCCGTTCGCGACCTGGACCAGGCCGCCTGGGCGGGCCGCCGCGGTGTCGACGACTACCGGACGGGCTTGGCGCGGGCCCGCGCGGAGCTGCTGACCGCGGCGCTCGGCGACGACACCAAGCGGATCACCCGGCACGGCGACACCGTCGTGGTCGACGGCTCGCGCGCGGTGTACCGGGTGCACCTCGGCACGGAAGCCGTCACGGTCGGTTCGCGCAGGCAGCCCTGCGACCTGCCGTACGTCTTCGGCGACACCATGCATTCGGCGCTGTTCCCGACCGTCGACGGCCGGGACCGGGCGACCCTGCGCCTGCTGAGCCGGATCCTCCTGTTGGCCGAGGACGAGAAGATCACCGACGAGTGGACCCTGGAGAAGCTGGGTCTGATGCGCCGGTCCCCGCAGGTGTGCAGCGCATGCGGACGTATCCACTGA